In Rhodococcus rhodochrous, a single genomic region encodes these proteins:
- a CDS encoding rhomboid family intramembrane serine protease — protein sequence MTNPGWGSAAEGGGPQPQPRCVRHPDRPTLLACSRCGRPACPECLRPASVGQHCVDCVAAAERSTPQARTIAGAPVRSDRPSPIVTYVLIALNVLVFGITAAQSGSVMTNEQGSALFLDWALWPPIIAAHGEYIRILGSGFLHFGLLHLAVNMFALWVIGRDTELVLGRARYLSVYLVSILGGSAAVMFMETGAVTAGASGAVFGLLGAQAVILLRLRRSPAPVLTIVGLNVIISITIPGISLWGHLGGLVAGAAATAALLYAPQYLGAGTDRDRIVRTGWIALVAVVVVTLVAIVLAVVRLRDQLGV from the coding sequence CGACCGCCCGACCCTTCTCGCCTGCTCCCGCTGCGGCCGGCCCGCGTGCCCCGAGTGCCTGCGTCCCGCCTCGGTCGGTCAGCACTGCGTCGACTGCGTCGCCGCGGCCGAACGGTCGACACCGCAGGCCCGCACCATCGCCGGCGCACCCGTCCGCTCCGATCGGCCCTCGCCGATCGTGACGTACGTGCTCATCGCGCTGAACGTGCTCGTCTTCGGCATCACCGCCGCGCAGTCGGGCAGCGTGATGACCAACGAGCAGGGCTCGGCGCTGTTCCTCGACTGGGCGCTGTGGCCGCCCATCATCGCCGCGCACGGCGAGTACATCCGGATCCTCGGCAGCGGCTTCCTGCACTTCGGCCTGCTCCACCTGGCCGTCAACATGTTCGCGCTGTGGGTGATCGGCCGCGACACCGAACTCGTGCTCGGACGCGCCCGGTACCTCTCGGTCTACCTCGTGTCGATCCTCGGTGGGTCCGCCGCGGTGATGTTCATGGAGACCGGTGCGGTCACCGCCGGAGCGTCGGGAGCGGTCTTCGGTCTGCTCGGCGCGCAGGCCGTCATCCTGCTGCGCCTGCGTCGCAGCCCGGCACCCGTGCTGACCATCGTCGGCCTCAACGTGATCATCAGCATCACCATCCCTGGCATCTCCCTGTGGGGTCACCTGGGCGGTCTCGTCGCCGGTGCCGCCGCGACCGCGGCCCTGCTCTACGCCCCGCAGTATCTCGGTGCCGGCACCGACCGGGACCGCATCGTGCGCACCGGGTGGATCGCGCTGGTCGCGGTCGTCGTGGTGACGCTGGTCGCGATCGTGCTCGCCGTCGTGCGGCTACGCGATCAACTGGGCGTCTGA